In Kitasatospora sp. NA04385, a single genomic region encodes these proteins:
- a CDS encoding carboxymuconolactone decarboxylase family protein: MTHDPTVPAPALRISLRDRAPGFHRSLLGASRAAIEGLGDPVLTELVNLRASQINGCAYCLDKHAGDARANGERDHRLDALAAWRETPYFTARERAALALTESVTLVAGTRVPDTVFDEAAKHFSETELAHLIGLICAINALNRVGVTTRLTPAPRP; encoded by the coding sequence ATGACCCACGACCCCACCGTTCCCGCCCCCGCCCTCCGCATCTCGCTGCGCGACCGCGCCCCCGGTTTCCACCGCTCCCTGCTGGGGGCCTCCCGCGCCGCGATCGAGGGCCTCGGCGACCCGGTCCTCACCGAACTGGTCAACCTGCGCGCCTCGCAGATCAACGGCTGCGCGTACTGCCTGGACAAGCACGCGGGCGACGCCCGCGCGAACGGCGAGCGCGACCACCGCCTCGACGCCCTCGCCGCCTGGCGGGAGACCCCCTACTTCACCGCCCGCGAGCGCGCCGCGCTGGCCCTGACCGAGTCCGTCACCCTGGTCGCCGGGACCCGCGTCCCGGACACGGTGTTCGACGAGGCCGCGAAGCACTTCTCGGAGACCGAACTGGCCCACCTGATCGGCCTGATCTGCGCGATCAACGCCCTCAACCGGGTGGGCGTGACGACCCGGCTGACGCCCGCGCCCAGGCCCTGA
- a CDS encoding PLP-dependent aminotransferase family protein, with protein MDSWATFGGDLHLDLDAGRSRGLGLRAALEDALRTAVRDGRLAAGTRLPSSRALATDLGIARNTVAEAYTQLAAEGWLASRQGSGTVVAERGPQPGPAAPPPGLPAPSVPVHDLKPGSPDLSRFPRTAWLAAARRALAVAPHEAFGYGDPRGRIELRRALADYLARARGVRTDPERLLICTGYLQGLGLLCAALREHGLAAVAVEEYGLPSQHAAITARGLALRPLPLDEGGALTDRLARTDAGLAVLTPAHQFPTGVPLRASRRAAAVDWARQSGGYLLEDDYDGEFRYDRHAIGAVQALDPERVVYAGTAAKSLAPGLRLAWLALPAALVEPVARHKRLADGQSGALEQLTLAELIGSGDYDRHVRRSRHLLRRRRDRLVEVLAERAPAVRVTGLNAGLHAVLELPADGPGEDELLRRARRAGLALNTLGRSLAPGAAPGPGRPPGLVIGYGTPPEHAFEAALDALCALLAQPL; from the coding sequence ATGGATTCCTGGGCCACTTTCGGCGGCGACCTGCACCTCGACCTGGACGCCGGGCGCTCCCGCGGCCTGGGCCTGCGCGCCGCCCTGGAGGACGCGCTGCGCACCGCCGTCCGCGACGGCCGACTCGCCGCCGGGACGCGGCTGCCGTCCTCCCGGGCGCTCGCCACCGACCTGGGCATCGCCCGCAACACCGTCGCCGAGGCCTACACCCAGCTCGCCGCCGAGGGCTGGCTCGCCTCCCGGCAGGGCTCCGGCACGGTGGTCGCCGAGCGCGGCCCGCAGCCGGGCCCCGCCGCGCCGCCGCCCGGCCTGCCCGCACCGTCCGTGCCCGTGCACGACCTGAAGCCCGGCTCGCCCGACCTGAGCCGCTTCCCGCGCACCGCCTGGCTGGCCGCCGCCCGCCGGGCGCTGGCCGTCGCCCCGCACGAGGCGTTCGGCTACGGCGACCCGCGCGGCCGGATCGAACTGCGCCGCGCCCTGGCCGACTACCTGGCCCGGGCCCGCGGCGTGCGCACCGACCCCGAACGGCTGCTGATCTGCACCGGCTACCTCCAGGGCCTCGGCCTGCTCTGCGCCGCGCTGCGCGAACACGGCCTGGCCGCCGTCGCGGTGGAGGAGTACGGCCTGCCGTCGCAGCACGCCGCGATCACCGCCCGCGGCCTCGCGCTGCGCCCGCTGCCGCTGGACGAGGGCGGCGCGCTGACCGACCGGCTCGCCCGCACCGACGCCGGGCTGGCCGTGCTCACCCCCGCCCACCAGTTCCCCACCGGCGTCCCGCTGCGGGCCTCCCGGCGGGCCGCCGCGGTCGACTGGGCCCGGCAGAGCGGCGGCTACCTGCTGGAGGACGACTACGACGGCGAGTTCCGCTACGACCGGCACGCGATCGGCGCCGTGCAGGCCCTCGACCCCGAGCGGGTGGTGTACGCGGGCACCGCCGCCAAATCGCTCGCCCCCGGCCTGCGGCTGGCCTGGCTGGCGCTGCCCGCCGCCCTGGTCGAGCCGGTGGCCCGGCACAAGCGGCTGGCCGACGGGCAGAGCGGCGCCCTGGAACAGCTCACCCTGGCCGAGCTGATCGGCTCCGGCGACTACGACCGGCACGTCCGGCGCAGCCGGCACCTGCTGCGCCGCCGCCGCGACCGGCTGGTCGAGGTGCTCGCCGAACGCGCCCCCGCGGTGCGGGTCACCGGCCTCAACGCGGGCCTGCACGCCGTCCTGGAACTGCCCGCGGACGGCCCCGGCGAGGACGAACTGCTGCGGCGGGCCCGCCGCGCGGGCCTCGCCCTGAACACCCTCGGCCGGAGCCTGGCGCCCGGCGCGGCCCCCGGGCCCGGGCGGCCCCCCGGGCTGGTGATCGGCTACGGCACGCCGCCCGAGCACGCCTTCGAGGCCGCGCTCGACGCGCTGTGCGCGCTGCTCGCTCAGCCCTTGTGA
- a CDS encoding DUF6126 family protein, producing MTDTGKPAQHAPVPKYAETIDAGYRASNRVWIRVWIYIVSGHVFVAFLFLLFYVGSHKG from the coding sequence GTGACCGACACCGGAAAGCCCGCCCAGCACGCCCCCGTCCCGAAGTACGCGGAGACCATCGACGCGGGCTACCGCGCCTCGAACCGGGTGTGGATCCGAGTGTGGATCTACATCGTCTCGGGCCACGTCTTCGTGGCCTTCCTGTTCCTGCTGTTCTACGTGGGCAGTCACAAGGGCTGA
- a CDS encoding helix-turn-helix domain-containing protein translates to MTDSPLDEDQEVAGLGARLREQRVSSRLTLEVAAARVGLSPAYLSRLETGRRQPSLPVLLGLARAYGTNVSELLGEQPGEPDPVIRGGRIEPGRAGGWGYRRAGAQGRAMQALRVHVPPSTQDAVVRVHPGEEWLYVTAGRMKLVLGDRVHFLDEGDSAHFDSMTPHVIAADSAAGLDLIFVHTLVQSPGGDLCLGDAPRL, encoded by the coding sequence ATGACGGACAGCCCCCTCGACGAGGACCAGGAGGTCGCGGGCCTCGGTGCGCGACTGCGGGAGCAGCGGGTCTCCAGCCGCTTGACGCTGGAGGTCGCAGCGGCCCGGGTGGGCCTCTCGCCAGCCTACTTGTCCCGCCTGGAGACCGGGCGCCGGCAGCCCTCGCTGCCGGTGCTGCTGGGCCTGGCCCGGGCGTACGGGACGAACGTGTCCGAGCTGCTCGGCGAGCAGCCCGGCGAGCCCGACCCGGTGATCCGGGGCGGGCGGATCGAACCGGGCCGGGCCGGCGGCTGGGGGTACCGGCGGGCCGGTGCGCAGGGCCGGGCGATGCAGGCGCTGCGGGTGCACGTGCCGCCGAGCACACAGGACGCGGTGGTGCGGGTGCACCCGGGCGAGGAGTGGCTGTACGTCACCGCGGGCCGGATGAAGCTGGTGCTGGGCGACCGGGTCCACTTCCTGGACGAGGGCGACTCGGCGCACTTCGACTCGATGACGCCGCACGTGATCGCCGCGGACTCCGCCGCCGGCCTCGACCTGATCTTCGTCCACACGCTGGTGCAGAGCCCCGGCGGCGACCTGTGCCTGGGCGACGCCCCGCGCCTGTAG
- a CDS encoding pyruvate dehydrogenase, with amino-acid sequence MGSVADQMVEVLRQAGVERVYGVVGDSLNPVVDAIRRAEGISWVHVRNEEAGAFAAAAEAELTGRLAVCAGSCGPGNTHLIQGLYDAQRSGVPVLALASHIPSGQIGTGFFQETHPERVFTDCSSWCELLSNPAQLPRLLRVGIQHALGSPGVSVLVFPGDVAALAAPSPTGSSSFLTEQAVAAPPWSQVQALAEALNSAGTVTVFAGAGARGAHEELMHLAETLNAPVGHSLRGKEWVQYDNPYDVGMSGLLGYGACHEALHEAELVLLLGTDFPYDSFLPQARTVQVDHDATRLGRRTPLELAVHGDVAATLRAVLPLLERKTDRRFLDGMLDRHCKALETVVGAYTKGIEKHRPIHPEYVASVLDEVAAEDAVFTVDTGMCNVWAARYLTPNGRRRVIGSFLHGSMANALPHAIGAQLAFPGRQVVSMSGDGGIGMLLGELLTVAKYRLPVKTVVFNNGALGMIKLEMLVSGYPEAEIDNGDVDYAAIARACGIPAKRVTDPAKVREVLADALDRPGPALVDVVTDPNALSIPPHITAAQVKGFALAAGRTVLTGGVGKMLDLARSNLRNIPRP; translated from the coding sequence GTGGGCAGCGTGGCCGACCAGATGGTGGAGGTGCTCCGGCAGGCCGGGGTCGAACGGGTCTACGGGGTGGTCGGCGACAGCCTCAACCCGGTCGTCGACGCGATCCGCCGCGCCGAGGGCATCTCCTGGGTGCACGTCAGGAACGAGGAGGCCGGGGCGTTCGCGGCCGCCGCCGAGGCCGAGCTGACCGGGCGGCTCGCGGTCTGCGCGGGCAGCTGCGGCCCCGGCAACACCCACCTGATCCAGGGCCTGTACGACGCCCAGCGCAGCGGCGTGCCCGTGCTGGCGCTGGCCTCGCACATCCCGTCCGGGCAGATCGGCACCGGCTTCTTCCAGGAGACCCACCCCGAGCGGGTGTTCACCGACTGCAGCTCCTGGTGCGAGCTGCTCTCCAACCCGGCCCAGCTGCCCCGGCTGCTGCGGGTCGGCATCCAGCACGCGCTGGGCTCCCCCGGCGTCTCGGTGCTGGTCTTCCCCGGCGACGTCGCCGCGCTCGCCGCGCCCTCGCCCACCGGCAGCAGCAGCTTCCTCACCGAGCAGGCGGTGGCCGCCCCGCCCTGGTCCCAGGTGCAAGCCCTCGCCGAGGCGCTCAACTCGGCCGGCACCGTGACGGTGTTCGCCGGCGCGGGCGCCCGCGGCGCGCACGAGGAGCTGATGCACCTCGCCGAGACGCTGAACGCCCCGGTCGGGCACTCGCTGCGCGGCAAGGAGTGGGTGCAGTACGACAACCCGTACGACGTCGGGATGAGCGGCCTGCTCGGCTACGGCGCCTGCCACGAGGCGCTGCACGAGGCCGAGTTGGTGCTGCTGCTGGGCACCGACTTCCCCTACGACTCCTTCCTCCCGCAGGCCCGCACCGTCCAGGTCGACCACGACGCGACCCGGCTCGGCCGCCGCACCCCGCTGGAACTCGCCGTGCACGGCGACGTCGCCGCCACGCTGCGGGCCGTGCTGCCGCTGCTGGAGCGCAAGACCGACCGCCGCTTCCTGGACGGGATGCTGGACCGGCACTGCAAGGCGCTGGAGACGGTGGTCGGCGCCTACACCAAGGGCATCGAGAAGCACCGGCCGATCCACCCCGAGTACGTCGCCTCGGTGCTCGACGAAGTCGCCGCCGAGGACGCGGTGTTCACCGTCGACACCGGCATGTGCAACGTGTGGGCCGCCCGCTACCTGACCCCCAACGGGCGCCGCCGGGTGATCGGCTCCTTCCTGCACGGCTCGATGGCGAACGCGCTGCCGCACGCGATCGGCGCCCAACTCGCCTTCCCCGGACGGCAGGTGGTGTCGATGTCGGGCGACGGCGGGATCGGCATGCTGCTCGGCGAGCTGCTCACCGTGGCGAAGTACCGGCTGCCGGTGAAGACCGTGGTGTTCAACAACGGGGCGCTCGGCATGATCAAGCTGGAGATGCTGGTCTCCGGCTACCCCGAGGCCGAGATCGACAACGGCGACGTGGACTACGCGGCGATCGCCCGCGCCTGCGGCATCCCCGCCAAGCGGGTCACCGACCCGGCGAAGGTCCGCGAGGTGCTGGCCGACGCCCTGGACCGCCCCGGCCCGGCCCTGGTCGACGTGGTCACCGACCCCAACGCCCTCTCCATCCCGCCGCACATCACCGCCGCCCAGGTCAAGGGCTTCGCCCTGGCCGCCGGGCGCACCGTACTGACCGGCGGCGTCGGCAAGATGCTCGACCTGGCCCGCTCGAACCTGCGCAACATCCCCCGGCCCTGA
- a CDS encoding cytochrome P450 — translation MSHHATLQHLLADPRVAKSPEHWTLYREGRLPEGWPLMTFITVPGLTTSDGADHRRLRGLVSQALTPRRIEALAPAVRQRVLGLLDDLVGAVGPDGSVDLRTRFAYPLPMDVIGELLGLRAEQQDRLHELSDILVSSSAVPGAGAAAARDMGGLLAALVAEKRAEPADDLASALIAAREEQDRLSEEELIGILLQLVVAGHETTLNLVCNAVLALLGHPDQLALVLGGEVPWSAVVEETLRRDSPVGHFPMRYALEDIDLDGVVIPAGDGILASYAAAGRDPGHWADPDRFDLTRSPIRHLSLGHGPHFCIGAVLARLEAETALRELFTRFPGLRLAEDAPSPIASFLSNSVSSLRVRLS, via the coding sequence GTGAGCCACCACGCCACCTTGCAGCACCTGCTCGCCGACCCGCGGGTGGCCAAGAGCCCCGAGCACTGGACGCTGTACCGGGAGGGCCGGCTCCCCGAGGGCTGGCCGCTGATGACCTTCATCACCGTGCCCGGCCTGACCACCTCCGACGGCGCCGACCACCGCCGGCTGCGCGGCCTGGTCAGCCAGGCCCTCACCCCGCGCCGGATCGAGGCGCTGGCCCCGGCCGTCCGGCAGCGGGTCCTCGGCCTGCTGGACGACCTCGTCGGGGCCGTCGGCCCGGACGGGTCGGTCGACCTGCGGACCCGGTTCGCCTACCCGCTGCCGATGGACGTCATCGGGGAGCTGCTGGGCCTGCGGGCCGAGCAGCAGGACCGGCTGCACGAGCTGTCCGACATCCTGGTCAGCTCCTCCGCCGTGCCCGGGGCGGGCGCCGCCGCGGCCCGGGACATGGGCGGGCTGCTGGCCGCCCTGGTCGCCGAGAAGCGGGCCGAGCCCGCCGACGACCTGGCCAGCGCGCTGATCGCGGCCCGCGAGGAGCAGGACCGGCTCAGCGAGGAGGAGCTGATCGGCATCCTGCTGCAGCTCGTGGTGGCCGGCCACGAGACCACCCTCAACCTGGTCTGCAACGCGGTGCTCGCCCTGCTCGGCCACCCCGACCAGCTGGCGCTGGTGCTCGGCGGCGAGGTCCCGTGGTCCGCGGTGGTCGAGGAGACGCTGCGCCGCGACTCCCCCGTCGGCCACTTCCCGATGCGGTACGCGCTGGAGGACATCGACCTGGACGGGGTGGTGATCCCGGCCGGCGACGGCATCCTCGCCTCGTACGCGGCGGCCGGGCGCGACCCCGGCCACTGGGCGGACCCGGACCGCTTCGACCTGACCCGCTCGCCGATCCGGCACCTCTCGCTCGGGCACGGGCCGCACTTCTGCATCGGCGCGGTCCTGGCCCGGCTGGAGGCGGAGACGGCGCTGCGCGAGCTGTTCACCCGCTTCCCCGGCCTGCGGCTCGCCGAGGACGCGCCGTCGCCGATCGCCTCGTTCCTCAGCAACAGCGTCAGCAGCCTGCGGGTGCGGCTGTCCTGA
- a CDS encoding cytochrome P450, protein MTVPEHLAASGCPYAGRPGAAPLYGTAVSDDPHGLYARLRAEHGPVAPIELEPGVEGWLVIGYQEMLDLTRNEQLFSKDSRHWRVSREGRLRADSPLVPMTMWRPTLQSMDGAEHHRLSTAVGEALGRIDHRWLRETTEAAATALIESWGPDGTADLVAQFTRRLPLLVFTMLLDLPEEDGPRLLGMITGMVDSGEEAQRSAAAFGGMLAALVGQRRARPGEDLASWLLAHPAGLSDEEVVHNLMVLLVAGNESTINWIGNTVRLLLTDRRFRTSLTGGRATVADALDEVLWRDPPVQNFPGRWATSDTVLGGQYISAGDMLVLGLAGANDDPAVHGPEGLSGNRAHLAWGAGRHVCPAKDPARLIVETAIETLLHCLPDLQLAVPAHELTWRPSPWSRALVSLPVLYSSFTPSRPAPPERTAWTPQPQPGSAPTDSIPPEPTSSPRTSGSALADLRRRLSSLVGWWSGR, encoded by the coding sequence ATGACCGTTCCCGAACACCTGGCGGCCTCGGGCTGCCCGTACGCCGGACGCCCGGGTGCCGCCCCGCTGTACGGCACGGCGGTCTCCGACGACCCGCACGGCCTGTACGCCCGGCTGCGCGCCGAGCACGGCCCGGTCGCGCCGATCGAGCTGGAGCCGGGGGTGGAGGGCTGGCTGGTCATCGGTTACCAGGAGATGCTCGACCTCACCCGCAACGAGCAGCTGTTCTCCAAGGACTCGCGGCACTGGCGGGTGTCCCGGGAGGGGCGGCTGCGGGCCGACTCCCCCCTGGTGCCGATGACCATGTGGCGGCCCACCCTGCAGAGCATGGACGGCGCCGAGCACCACCGGCTGAGCACCGCGGTCGGCGAGGCGCTGGGCCGGATCGACCACCGGTGGCTGCGGGAGACCACCGAGGCCGCGGCGACGGCGCTGATCGAGAGCTGGGGGCCGGACGGCACCGCCGACCTGGTCGCCCAGTTCACCCGGCGGCTGCCGCTGCTGGTCTTCACCATGCTGCTGGACCTGCCCGAGGAGGACGGTCCGCGGCTGCTGGGGATGATCACCGGCATGGTGGACAGCGGCGAGGAGGCGCAGCGCTCCGCCGCCGCGTTCGGCGGCATGCTGGCGGCCCTGGTCGGGCAGCGGCGGGCCCGGCCCGGCGAGGACCTGGCGTCCTGGCTGCTGGCCCACCCCGCCGGGCTGAGCGACGAGGAGGTGGTGCACAACCTGATGGTGCTGCTGGTCGCGGGCAACGAGTCGACCATCAACTGGATCGGCAACACGGTGCGCCTGCTGCTCACCGACCGCCGCTTCCGCACCAGCCTGACCGGCGGCCGGGCGACCGTCGCGGACGCCCTCGACGAGGTGCTGTGGCGCGACCCGCCGGTGCAGAACTTCCCCGGCCGGTGGGCCACCTCGGACACCGTGCTGGGCGGCCAGTACATCAGCGCCGGTGACATGCTGGTGCTCGGCCTGGCCGGGGCCAACGACGACCCCGCGGTGCACGGCCCGGAGGGCCTCAGCGGCAACCGGGCGCACCTCGCCTGGGGCGCCGGCCGGCACGTCTGCCCGGCCAAGGACCCGGCCCGGCTGATCGTCGAGACCGCGATCGAGACCCTGCTGCACTGCCTGCCCGACCTCCAACTCGCCGTGCCCGCGCACGAGCTGACCTGGCGCCCGTCCCCGTGGTCGCGCGCCCTGGTCAGCCTGCCGGTGCTGTACAGCTCCTTCACCCCGTCCCGCCCCGCACCGCCCGAGAGGACCGCATGGACACCGCAGCCGCAGCCCGGGTCTGCCCCTACAGACTCGATCCCGCCGGAGCCGACCAGCTCACCGAGAACCAGCGGCTCCGCGCTCGCGGACCTGCGACGCAGGTTGAGCTCCCTGGTGGGGTGGTGGTCTGGTCGGTGA
- a CDS encoding ATP/GTP-binding protein: MASASSVEPAYLPPSVQGAVKILVTGPFGVGKTTLVGALSEIAPLRTEETMTSAGEGVDDLTGRPHKSTTTVALDFGRITLSSRLALYLFGTPGQQRFWPLWEDLSRGALGAIALVDSRRIEESFDVLGLLEEQRIPFAVAVNLFPDTPAYPESELRAALDLLPGVPILTCDVRDEGAAHRLLIDFVDHLRVGALELS; this comes from the coding sequence TTGGCCTCCGCCAGCTCCGTTGAGCCCGCGTACCTGCCGCCCAGCGTGCAGGGGGCGGTGAAGATCCTGGTCACCGGCCCGTTCGGGGTCGGCAAGACGACCCTGGTCGGCGCGCTGAGCGAGATCGCCCCGCTGCGCACCGAGGAGACCATGACCTCGGCCGGCGAGGGCGTGGACGACCTGACCGGCCGTCCGCACAAGTCGACCACCACGGTCGCGCTGGACTTCGGCCGGATCACGCTCAGCAGCCGGCTCGCGCTGTACCTGTTCGGCACGCCCGGGCAGCAGCGCTTCTGGCCGCTGTGGGAGGACCTGTCGCGCGGGGCGCTGGGCGCCATCGCGCTGGTCGACTCCCGCCGGATCGAGGAGTCCTTCGACGTGCTCGGGCTGCTGGAGGAGCAGCGCATCCCGTTCGCGGTGGCGGTCAACCTCTTCCCCGACACCCCGGCGTACCCGGAGTCCGAGCTGCGGGCCGCGCTCGACCTGCTGCCCGGGGTGCCGATCCTCACCTGCGACGTCCGCGACGAGGGCGCCGCGCACCGCCTGCTGATCGATTTCGTCGACCACCTGCGGGTCGGCGCCCTGGAGCTGTCATGA
- a CDS encoding DUF742 domain-containing protein, producing MSRGPVRPYVITGGRSRPHWNVLEFESLVRAVPGAAVDPMVVNREQLAILEVCRELLSIAEVAAHLGLPISVLKVLVGDLWELGAVQVLPPARPAERAPLALIEEVLVGLRQLR from the coding sequence GTGAGCCGCGGACCGGTACGCCCGTACGTCATCACCGGCGGGCGCAGCCGGCCCCACTGGAACGTGCTGGAGTTCGAGAGCCTGGTGCGGGCCGTGCCGGGGGCCGCGGTCGACCCGATGGTGGTCAACCGGGAGCAGCTGGCGATCCTGGAGGTCTGCCGGGAGCTGCTGTCGATCGCCGAGGTGGCCGCCCACCTCGGCCTGCCGATCAGCGTGTTGAAGGTGCTGGTCGGAGACCTGTGGGAGCTGGGCGCCGTCCAGGTGCTGCCTCCCGCCCGCCCGGCCGAGCGCGCCCCGCTCGCCCTGATCGAGGAGGTGCTGGTTGGCCTCCGCCAGCTCCGTTGA
- a CDS encoding roadblock/LC7 domain-containing protein, translating to MTTNPDLGWLLADIVSVPEVRHALVVSNDGLEIGRSPRIDRDDAERLAAACSGLQSLSRGVATGFGDGRTRQIVVEYGGGYLFVVAAGAGAHLAVVAGESVDAGLVAYQMQMLVGRIGEHLTAAPRQEGASAGDVR from the coding sequence ATGACGACCAACCCTGACCTCGGCTGGCTGCTGGCCGACATCGTCTCCGTGCCGGAGGTCCGGCACGCCCTCGTGGTGTCCAACGACGGCCTGGAGATCGGCCGCAGCCCGCGGATCGACCGGGACGACGCCGAACGCCTGGCCGCCGCCTGCTCCGGGCTGCAGTCGCTCTCCCGGGGGGTGGCCACCGGCTTCGGCGACGGCCGCACCCGGCAGATCGTCGTCGAGTACGGCGGCGGCTACCTGTTCGTGGTCGCCGCCGGGGCCGGGGCGCACCTGGCCGTGGTGGCCGGAGAGTCGGTCGACGCGGGCCTGGTCGCCTACCAGATGCAGATGCTGGTCGGCCGGATCGGCGAGCACCTGACCGCCGCGCCCCGGCAGGAGGGCGCGAGCGCCGGGGACGTGCGGTGA
- a CDS encoding ATP-binding protein has product MAAAALLALLALAAAARARTVTRTLRRRLAHSERELADVRGRLAAELADRKASTETALHEQELNAATRRAFLNVARRILVMAHDQQAGLDEMERTHDDPVLLDGLLRADHAAAQQARLAQTLAVLCGAKAGRTWPEPVPLEDVVRGAQGRILPFQRVVVHSRVDTAVLGAAAEALIHAVAELLDNATRYSAPNSQVYVTLLPVHNGAVLEIDDCGVGMTDVTVAKATAALAGEGSLEVSRIGEVPQLGLAAVGLLARQYGFRVTVHSTPSPYGGVRVVVLLPTALLTDPLPQHGLPSARPQAAQAAPRVQSHPQPHPRPHHQSQPHPQAQPPLPTRPVSPRTGSAPSAAVPGQGGQLPRRSNRRGTAPQYRFPAEPAVAPRSADEAQSFMSLFQSGTADGRDAARRSTADRPDEFPASPLGDPHDDQP; this is encoded by the coding sequence TTGGCAGCAGCCGCATTGCTCGCCCTCCTCGCCCTCGCGGCCGCCGCCCGCGCCCGGACCGTCACCCGGACCCTGCGCCGCCGGCTCGCCCACAGTGAGCGGGAACTCGCCGACGTCCGCGGGCGGTTGGCGGCCGAGCTGGCCGACCGGAAGGCGAGCACCGAGACCGCCCTGCACGAGCAGGAGCTGAACGCGGCCACCCGCCGGGCCTTCCTCAACGTGGCCCGCCGGATCCTGGTGATGGCGCACGACCAGCAGGCCGGGCTGGACGAGATGGAGCGCACCCACGACGACCCGGTCCTGCTCGACGGGCTGCTGCGGGCCGACCACGCCGCCGCCCAACAGGCCCGCCTGGCCCAGACCCTGGCCGTACTGTGCGGCGCCAAGGCCGGCCGGACCTGGCCCGAGCCCGTCCCGCTGGAGGACGTGGTGCGCGGCGCCCAGGGCCGGATCCTGCCGTTCCAGCGGGTGGTGGTGCACAGCCGGGTGGACACCGCGGTGCTCGGCGCGGCCGCCGAGGCGCTGATCCACGCGGTGGCCGAGCTGCTGGACAACGCCACCCGCTACTCGGCGCCCAACTCGCAGGTGTACGTCACGTTGCTGCCGGTGCACAACGGCGCGGTGCTGGAGATCGACGACTGCGGCGTCGGCATGACCGACGTGACGGTCGCCAAGGCCACCGCCGCGCTGGCCGGCGAGGGCTCGTTGGAGGTCTCCCGGATCGGCGAGGTCCCGCAGCTGGGCCTGGCCGCGGTCGGCCTGCTCGCCCGGCAGTACGGCTTCCGGGTCACCGTGCACTCCACCCCGTCCCCGTACGGCGGCGTGCGGGTGGTGGTGCTGCTGCCGACCGCGCTGCTCACCGACCCGCTGCCGCAGCACGGGCTGCCGAGCGCCCGCCCGCAGGCGGCCCAGGCCGCCCCCCGGGTCCAGTCCCACCCCCAGCCCCATCCCCGACCGCACCACCAGTCCCAGCCCCACCCTCAGGCGCAGCCCCCGCTGCCCACCCGCCCGGTCTCCCCCCGGACCGGGAGCGCCCCCTCCGCCGCGGTGCCCGGACAGGGCGGCCAGCTGCCCCGCCGGAGCAACCGCCGGGGCACCGCACCGCAGTACCGGTTCCCCGCGGAGCCGGCGGTCGCGCCGCGCTCCGCCGACGAGGCCCAGAGCTTCATGTCGCTGTTCCAGAGCGGCACCGCCGACGGCCGCGACGCAGCCCGGCGGTCCACCGCGGACCGCCCCGACGAATTCCCCGCTTCCCCCCTGGGAGACCCGCATGACGACCAACCCTGA